The sequence below is a genomic window from Anaerobacillus alkaliphilus.
TAAACTCTCATTTCATTTCAATAGTTCAATTGCTTTTCGAACAAAACCATCAGCCTCGACAATTGCTCTTCCTGCCTTTTCTTTTGAAGCACCGGTTTCAATCATGACAATTGCTAGTTTTACATTTTGCTCTGTTTCATCTAAAACAAAAGTTGCCTGCTCATATGGCACTCCAGTCACTGCGATGACAATATTTCTTGCCCGTTCCACTAGTTTGTGGTTGCTCGCATTAACATCAACCATTAAATTTTCATAAACTTTGCCTAGTTTAATCATTGTGCAAGTTGAGATCATATTAAGGATCATCTTTTGTGCAGTTGCCGCCTTCATTCTTGTGGATCCGGTCAACACTTCAGGTCCTACAACAGCCTCTATACTCGTGTTGGCATAATGACTTAATTGCGACTGCTCATTACATGAAATTGCTGCAGTTTCTGCACCTAACTGATTTGCATATTCTAGAGCCCCCATAACATATGGAGTTCTTCCACTAGCAGCTATTCCTATCACGATATCTTTATCAGTGAGTTCCCTCTGAGCTAGGTCAATAGAACCTTGCTCAAAATCGTCCTCAGCACCTTCCACTGCACCTTGAATAGCCGTTTCTCCACCTGCAATAACCCCTTGCACAAGCTCAGAACTTACACTGAAAGTCGGTGGACATTCTACTGCATCTAAAATTCCCAATCGCCCACTAGTTCCAGCCCCAACATAGAAAATTCTCCCACCACTTTTTATAGATTTATATGCAAGATTTACAGTCTTCTCAATCTGAGGCAATACCTTTTGTACTGCTTCAGCAACGGTACGATCTTCCTCATTGATGATTTCTAATATCTCAATTGTTGACAATTGGTCGATATGTTTAGAACGAAGGTTTCTTTGCTCTGTTGTCAACGCTGATAAACTTTTTTCAGTCTCCATAACATCACAACCATTCAATTTATAAAATTTTATTTTAACTTAATTATACACTCATAAAATTAAATTTCAACAAAAACATAAAAAAATTTACCATTTTTTTAATATATTGTTAAAACATTAAAATGGTATAGAGTATTAGTTCGGTCATTTGCACTCTTTTACATACTTCATGAACAGTTATAATTGAGTACATCTTAAAATATTATTTCATTAATAAAATAATATTTTACTACTTCTGTTTTAGACCATTATTCATGCATTTTTCTAAAAATACAGTTGGCACTGTTTTACCACTTAGCTTAAAACCAGCAACTAGTGCACCTGCAGCAGGTACTACCTTGGGAACTACAATTGAAATGGGTAGTTTCTTTTCGTTCATGACTTGTTCTAATGTAGGTAAAAACCAATCTGCTCTCTTATACACTCCCCCTGCTAAAATGAGTGGTATTAAACCTTGTTGTCGTTGAAACAGTTTCATGTATAGATAATAAGTCGATTCAGCTGTGCTTCGTGCTGCATCTAAGATAATCTTTTGTGCAACTTCGTCACCAACGTCAGCAGCTTTAAAAACTAGTTTACTTATTGGTGCAATTAAAGATTTCGCTTTACCCGGTTCATAGATTTCACTAATAAGATCAGGTGGTTCCAACACCATTGCATGCTCTAATATGAGGTCTGTTAAACTTGTTTGTGGTCCAGTTTGATCATATGCTGCAAATACTGCCTGTATGGCTTTCTTACCTATGTCATAGCCACTTCCCTCGTCCCCGATGAGATACCCCCAGCCACCGACTCTACTTCTTTGATTTTCATGATTTATACCAAATGTGATCGAGCCAGTACCAGCAATGTGAACAATCCCGGGTTCACCTAACGTGCCTGAGTACAATGCATTCACTGCATCGTTATCAGAAAAGAAAGTCACTTCTCGGTTCAGAGCTTTAAAAATTGCCTGTTTTACCCTTAACTTGTCTTCAGACCTATTCACCCCAGACATTCCCGCAAAAATAACAGATACATTTGTTAGAGCACAATCATTTATGTCCCGTAAATTACTTACTAACTGATCAAACTCATCTTGAACCTTAGCATCAGGATTATTAGGATTTGTCGGTCCTACAGTCGTTAAAGCTTGAATATTGCCTTCGATATCACAAATTGCAGCGGTTGTTTTCGTCCCACCACCATCTATCCCTAATACGTACATTCTCTAACAACCACCTTCAATATTTTTTCAACAGGGAACCATAGCATTTGACAGTGCAAGCTTATCAGCAATGATGGTGACTCGAGGATGTTTTTTTAACGCTGATGCTGGAAAATTACTATCAACATCGTCCGTAAGTAGTCGCTTTACAGCCTCTGCTTTGTTTTCCCCTGACACTAATAATAAGATTTCTTTACTCTTTAGAATAGACTGAATTCCCATGGTAATCGCATGTGTTGGAACTTCATTTATATTAGAAAAGTAACGTGCATTTGCTTCTCTCGTAGACTTGGCAAGCTTCACTACATGAGTAAGAGTGTCAAACGATGTCCCCGGTTCATTAAAGCCGATATGACCATTTTCCCCAATACCAAGGATCTGCAAATCAATGCCACCGTTTACTTCGATCAGTTCTTCATAGTTTTTACATTCTAATGCTATATCTGTTGCTAAACCATCCGGAAGATGAATATTCGCTTTTGGAATATCAATATGTTGAAACAATATCTGTTCCATGTATTGATGATAACTATTTGGATGATCTTTTGATAAGCCAATATATTCGTCTAAATTAAAGGATGTAATGTTTTGATAAGACGTTTGATTTTGCTTGTAATCTTCAATGAGTAATTC
It includes:
- a CDS encoding BadF/BadG/BcrA/BcrD ATPase family protein yields the protein MYVLGIDGGGTKTTAAICDIEGNIQALTTVGPTNPNNPDAKVQDEFDQLVSNLRDINDCALTNVSVIFAGMSGVNRSEDKLRVKQAIFKALNREVTFFSDNDAVNALYSGTLGEPGIVHIAGTGSITFGINHENQRSRVGGWGYLIGDEGSGYDIGKKAIQAVFAAYDQTGPQTSLTDLILEHAMVLEPPDLISEIYEPGKAKSLIAPISKLVFKAADVGDEVAQKIILDAARSTAESTYYLYMKLFQRQQGLIPLILAGGVYKRADWFLPTLEQVMNEKKLPISIVVPKVVPAAGALVAGFKLSGKTVPTVFLEKCMNNGLKQK
- the murQ gene encoding N-acetylmuramic acid 6-phosphate etherase, whose amino-acid sequence is METEKSLSALTTEQRNLRSKHIDQLSTIEILEIINEEDRTVAEAVQKVLPQIEKTVNLAYKSIKSGGRIFYVGAGTSGRLGILDAVECPPTFSVSSELVQGVIAGGETAIQGAVEGAEDDFEQGSIDLAQRELTDKDIVIGIAASGRTPYVMGALEYANQLGAETAAISCNEQSQLSHYANTSIEAVVGPEVLTGSTRMKAATAQKMILNMISTCTMIKLGKVYENLMVDVNASNHKLVERARNIVIAVTGVPYEQATFVLDETEQNVKLAIVMIETGASKEKAGRAIVEADGFVRKAIELLK
- the nagB gene encoding glucosamine-6-phosphate deaminase; the encoded protein is MKIIQVNSYQDMSQRASQFIINKISNNNALKLGFATGGTPKGTYELLIEDYKQNQTSYQNITSFNLDEYIGLSKDHPNSYHQYMEQILFQHIDIPKANIHLPDGLATDIALECKNYEELIEVNGGIDLQILGIGENGHIGFNEPGTSFDTLTHVVKLAKSTREANARYFSNINEVPTHAITMGIQSILKSKEILLLVSGENKAEAVKRLLTDDVDSNFPASALKKHPRVTIIADKLALSNAMVPC